ACGGTCGTCCCAACAAAACATGGCAGGCATCCATGTCTACAATATCGCATTGAACCTCGTCTCGGTACGACTGCCCGATTGAGAAAGGCAATCGGCAAGTGTCTGTGACTCTCGTCTCGGCTCCTTTCTTGATCCAACTGATTTTGTAGGGGCTTGGGTGCTTCTCGGTTTTTAGTTGCAACGTGTCAACTAAGTTCCGAGAGACAATATTCTCGCAACTCCCACTATTTATAATCAGATTGCATACCTTTTGATTGATAGTACATCGGGTTTTGAAGATGTTGTGTTGCTGCAACGGTTCTTCGAGCTTCAGAGCTAACAACACTTTCTGGACTATGCAATTGACGAACTCTCCGTTGTCACCTTCGGTGAATTCTCCTCCTTCATATTCACCGAGTTTGTCCTCCTCAGTCTCTACCGAATCCTCTAGTAAGACTCCTTCTGCCGATTCCACCATAGTCACCGGACGTCGGCTCGGGCATTCATTGGATCGGTGACCTGGTTGGCCACACCTGAAACATTTACTGAGAATAGGCTTGGCTTACGGGTTGTTACTACTTTCGCAACTCCCTTTTCCCGAAGGGAAATGGACACTCCTTTGGCTGCCTGGGTATTACTGCTCTCACCCTGAAACCTTCGGGGCTGTGAGCTTTGTTGAGGGTTCGGTACAATCGTCGATTCTCCCCTTTTCTCGGACTGCCTGAAAGCTTGTGACCGACCCGAGTGTCGCGCCATCTGCGACTCAATCTTCATGGCTAGATTCACAGCCTTGGACAAAGTCCACACTGTATGTAACAAGACTTGATCTTGAATGGCCAAGCGCAACCCACCAATGTACCGGGCTACTTGTTGCCCCTCCGTCTCGAATAGATTGTTCCGAGAGTCCAGTCGATAGAATTCCTTGGTATATTCAGTTACTGACCGAGTCCCCTGTCGGCAATTCTAGAACTGCTGGTATAACATTTGTTCATAGTATGGGGGTAAGAACTGAGCcttcatcaacttcttcatTTTTAACCATGTCCGAACCGGTTGTTTTCCTTGCCTTCTTCGGTTGCTCTGCGTTTGTTCCCACCAGGCTGATGCCCCTCCACGTAACTTGTACGCCACCAATTTCACTTGTTGAGCCTCCGGAGTCTGcatgtaatcaaataaattctcTACCTTGAGAATCCAATCAAGGAAGTTCTCGACGTGGAGATGACCATTAAAATTAGGAAGGTCAATTTTTACCCGAAAACTGTGGGCATTTTCCGGCCTTCTTCTATTGCCTTCTCCTTCCCGGAGGTGGTCTTCCTCCTCACTAGATGACTCTTCGAAGGGTTGATGCCTTCATCGAGGTCCAGGACCACGTTCTCCCCCGGGATGGCCATGAGCCTCTTCGTAAGCGCGATTTTGGGGGGGTTCATGATTCCGGTTGCCGTCAACGCCCAGTCCGGCAACTGCTTGCTGTAACGCTTCGAGTGTGCGTTCCATGCAGAGAAGTTACTGATCACGGGTGTCTTTGGCTGCCCAAAGGGCCTACACTCCACATTCTTTGCCGTCAGAGTGGTTGCCATCGTTTCCGTCTCTTGCCATCAAACCAGGATAgtcaaggctctgataccaattgacgtaGCGCAGGCGGATACAAGTGAAGAGAAGCTGTGTTCTCAAGCACCAAGTTCAACTCGCAAGTTGAAGAGGAAAAACAAACTTTCATTCAATGATAATCAATAATAATCCCCATTCTTACATTGTCTCTTCCTTTTATAGCAAACCCTAAAAGCTtacaaaagaattaaataatatgaaaatatatcaTCAAATCTTCCTTAATGAAGGAGATTTGATGGACAAGGTAATCCATTGATTTAAGGAAAAGGAAGACGTATCCATTAATAACTAAAATACGGAAAGTCAACAAAATCTCCATGAAGTCAGCAATGGAATCTTCTAGGGAATCCCAGGAAATCGGTATGGCTGTTTCTCTCCAGAAATCTTAGTCTTCGACTGATTTGCCAACAAAAAGTATTCAGCTTGGATTCAACGAACTGGGTGGATTCACCGAACTGGGTCTCGGCTCTTTACCCAGTCGACATTATCGATCTGCCAAGGCACTTCAGAATCCCTATCTCAAACAATGTTCGAGATGATACAATGAATGCTCCGAGGTGCTCCAGAATCTCCATCTCGGACAATGTCCGAGATGATACAATGAATGCTCCAAGGCGACTCCTCGGGCTGTTCTACATCAAGAATGCTGAGATTGATGTCACGTATCTCctagaggaagaaaagaaaatcatggCTTTGGTAAAGAGCACTGGAAAGTAGGGGAGAACGAGGGTTTACACGAGTTTACGGGATTTCTTGATAATGTTGGATAAGGCATGTAAACAGGTGAAATTCGTCCTCCTCTGATTCTCTCCGGCAAAGCTCTGGCCTATTTGGAGTAGGCGCTCAAATTGAAATTCGTCCAAACTGCCGACCTACGACGAACCCATGCTGTTCAGATCCATCGGAACACACCGGATCGACGATCTCGTCGTCCAGGAAGATTACGAAAGCGAGCCTGCTGCCGATCCTCGGCCCTAGGGCCACTAGCATGCCACCCCCTGCCGGCCAAAcaccaatttctttttcttttcttttctttttttctctttttttttttctttcaaaaaaaaaaaaaaaaaaacacccccgCCAACCAAACAccaattttctaattttctttttaaattattattttttaatttttttagttcatatttttttaattgaaaaatgacacgtggcatgggtaatatgaaaatatttctccaaattgagcatttttcaaaggttttggttgTTTGGGAGGCTAGAGTCGGAGTGTTGACAGTTTGTGGGGCTAGTTGCAAAACGGCTGATAGTTTGaaaggctaaactgtaattttttcaaaaattatttattttgattgatgTCATTTCTTGACTTAAACTCTTAAAAAGTAAAGTCCCATTATAAAGGACATTAAATCTGCAAGGCGTTTGAGAAACGACTTGAGAAAAACCTTAATGTTTTCTTGTTTAGGGCGTGAGTTTTCCACATTTTCGATTAAAAAGAcgtgatatttttttaaaactgaaAATATGAACCAGACTCCAAACAATGCCTAGAAGGGGGGTTGAATAGGTGTATGCCAATATAATGtggaattaaaaatataatcaactacaaacaaacaatcaccaaaatatgaaaaacaataaagtaattgacacagatatttggtaacaaagtggaaactctttgaacccaaagagaaaaatcatttcgGGATAGCCAACCCAGGAAATCAATTCAATAACAAAGAATCCGCGaattacaagatgttaataCTTACAAAACTTTTGCATTCgttatatttttgaattataACAAGTGACCAACTTATCTGCTTCTCACCAAAACATCTGGAGAGTTCTTCTTTTTGATCTCCTTAATTGGAACTCCGGTTGGTTTCAATTGTTTAAGATTGATGgttaaacaataacaaaaactCTAATAGAGATTTAACATTAACAGTCTAGGTCTAACTATGATGTCCTACATCACTTGGGAACatggatgtgcttatatgtataaatgcacatttcttgacacaatgcgttttaaagtcgtgatggccatgaacctatcagaatttcgcagttaagcgtgctccTGCGAGAGTAGTGGATgtgtgacctcctgggaagtctggttcggaggagccaaaagcggacaatattatgtcgtttagggtgggtcgttacaaatggtatcaaagccattgcCTAGCCTGAGATGAGGAGAGTGTGCACAAGCTTATGAGGGTCGCTAGCAGGCACTTGTTGGGGTAACAAGAATGGGGCGATTCCATGAGGGTTGCCAGCGGGGATGCTGagtcccaagagggggtgattgtgacgtctcacatcgcctaGAAATGAgaatgtgtttatatgtataaacgcacccttcttgacacaacacgttttaaagtcgtgatagCCAataacctatcaaaactccgcagttaagtgtgtttctgcgagagtaggacaaggatgggtgacctcctgagaagtctagTTCGGGAGAgtcaaaagcagacaatattgtgtcgtttagggtgggttgttacactaacaccctctcttagcacactgaatTCTAGAGTAGAATCATTAATAAATTCGTGCCTAGAAGTCCCTTTAAATAGACTTCTGAAGAAAATCTAGTTCaagttgaaataggatttcaGAAACATTCGCCTAGATTTTTGGTCATAtattggcatagtaaacgtccgaattaagGAAAACCAATTTCAGAtatatttgttgtctttttaGTTAGCTTTTCAATGTCACTGATTTCACTACAATTTGATACTTTAGTCAAAAGTTATAGGTAAAATATGGAGGCGTGCTTAATCTGGAATTGACAAATCGTATTTTAACTCTACTTAATGAAATTCTAATTTTCTCCTTTCCTTGATTGATTAggcttaaccacatcttctaggtttTTCAATTTGAGTTGAATTAAGTTTTAGATAAAATTCTTTACCGACTTAACCACTAGattaaaacttacaaccaaataaattttgacatCAAATTTGCCGACATTAAAAACTTACCATAAACTAAATGACCACTGCCTTTTGCATATGTCGTGTAAAAAAGGACAGAGAATGCTTCACGTTACTTTTACCATGGATGAAGACTTTTTTAGAAAGACGTAAATAAccttattttttgtagtgacccTTAAGCATCGTAGATGTTCTGCGCCAGCACCCTCAACAAGTCTCCATCCTCACCCATTGTCCGTTTTATAGACACTTTTAAACTTCAAACTGTTCGGTGTGCAATTATTTGGTGAGTAGCAATAGGGCTTAGGATCTCACTATAATTGGTGACTAGCATCAAATTATTGCGAGTGCCATATATCAATTAGTTAAGTACAAACGAGGGAGCTAGTTATAAATCTCAAAATGGCTCTTTTGTCTATTGTTAGAAAAAGCAAAACAGGGGCCATTTGAGAAGTCCTAGAAAAAAGGTATAAAACACATTTTGAAATGGAAATGAAAACGAAAGGTGGTAATGATCATCGAGAAAATGAGGCAAACGGAATAAAGGGTGTATTCATTTTGTCAGTAATTATGACCTTTAGATAAACAAAGCTgaccaagaaataaaaataaaagaaaaataagtggGGCTAGTAAGAAGCAAAGGATGATGACGGAGCCAGGCACGCTCATTTTAGCATAAGTCCCTCTCTTGTGCGCAGCTTTGTGGCAAGAGGACCATTACCATGACCATGGAGTTGAAcctaaaattttgtttggaCCTCCGAGCTTGTCGGGCTTGGACGTTGCCAAGACCTTAGACAGGTAAGAAACACAATGACTTTGGTCACCTCTTAGGGTTTCTGTACTGTAGCATGTCAGAAGTGGAAGGCCGACAGATTAGCAGAGCCTACGAGCTCGTTGGAGCCAAAATGACCCCAAGACCTGAAAGGCACCAGTCAAGCATGCATGCAACTTCAAAGAATCTTCTCCAAGCGCCATTTTCATTCGGTAATCTGTTTCTACACAAGTTAAATCTGTAATTATCAAGATCAaagatgttttcttttttacttttagaaagaaaaaaggaatttCTTGGTTCTTTCCTAAAGGTAGTGTTCATTGCATAcaaactttatatataataagggATCAATTAGACATCCCATAAGATCAAAAATCCTCAAGAGTTCATAAACAAAAGTTCTATTCGGTTATGTCGGCACTTGTCTTAATAATTTAAGCTATTGAGATGaggtaaattttattatttaatcaatactttaacatctATTTTCAGTGAGttcaaactcatttttaatACGTGATGtctcacataaaatatttatttgaaatgggGCCAGAGTAATGATTGAGACAAGGTTGAAACTCAGTACTTTTAGTTCTGATATTATactaaattatcacttattctaaaattaaacttaaactgatatgaagagataaatttaatcatttaataaaaaatactttaataTATATCGACTTCTACTCCTCTCAAGAAGTGTCTTATCCGACATATATGAAGTACTTTGGTTCAAATTGGACACTAACAAATAACAACAACATTAACTGGACTTACTGATAATTCGTGTCTACCACGTGAAGAGAAATGCCAAACCAAAAACCCAGCTAAGCATTCTTCTTTTTTAGCAAGATCGGCCACATGGTTAAcaaagcattttctttttcttttcacttttgccCTTTTGTCAAAAAAGCGTTCTTAAAATGTGTATTAATTTTATACCAATTATAATCTCTTCAAACAATAATATTGTTGAATTAGCCTCAATGGGTTGAGATCCACCGCAATAAATAGTTAATGTAATGAGTATTATATAGGGTacaataatatttatttgaattgttcatttaaaataaaagatgatttatttaaaataaattgtccATATTGGGACAATGCAAAGGAAtgaaagaaaacttaaaaaaatgtgtcatgCAAGCCACGAAACAGTCATAGAGAGGGATCAAATCACCCATATGACTAAATGGGTGATTTAACCACCGGCCTCAAACAAGCTTTGAAGGTGACTAAATCGTTTAATTCTTTTGCCCACGAGTATGACCACTCCTAATGGTCAAGTTAGCAATGGTCGAACTATTCCCAGAGCAGCTAGGAGCGGCCAAAGCATCTTTGGTGGTGAGAAATCGTTAATGATGGTTTAGTGTTGAGGTCGGCAGCAAGGAAAGTTAGAACAGAGTCTATTGTGGTTGGAAAGATTTTGTTATAGAGAactgattcatttaatttacTCTTCTTATCCtcttacttttaaaattattattgaatttgagaGATTTATATGAATCTCTCGTATAaccctacaaatttaataataatttttgaaaataaaaatacgtAAAGAAAATGTGTagcacatttattttttttaaagatttttaatatataggatGGCAGAATAATTCTAAATGCCATACTCCTATATTTCTTGCGTTTTTATGAAgactaattattattaaagaGGCGCTAGAAGAATACGACGTCTACAATTAGACTGTTTAAAATCAACCGGTCAGATTAAAATTATTGCACAGAGGAACAGGCCTTAATCAATCCACCGTGGCATCCCAAAGTACACCTGGATATGCCATTTGACCATATTCTTATCAACTTTAGTCACAGTTGACCAGGCCTTGCCCTATATAACACCCCCGAAGCCCCTCCACCTCTCTCCAAAACCCCAAAAACCACCCACTCTCATGGAAGAGAGGTTTCTACCAAGGAACTCTCGACGTGCTGGGTCCACCCCTCGCGGCGGAACCCAGCTGCCGGAGAGCCCAAGATTGCCAATGGAGTTTCTGTCGAGGTCATGGAGTGCTTCGGCTCTTGAAGTCTCCAAAGCTCTGGCTCCTCctactcctcctcctcctaatcattcttcttattcaTGCATGGCTTCCAAGTCAGCTAGTGGATCTTCTTCTTGTACCACCAATTCTATACCCGAAGATATCTCTGGCGAGTCAGAGGAGCTTCCGCCAAGTACACTTTCTGGGAACCAGTTCTCTTTCGCTTCCTCTACTACTTCCCAGCTTGTTCTTGACCGCATTATGTCACAGTCTGTTAGAGAGGTGTCTACTTAGATTCGTGTTTCAGAAAGTTTTGAACTCTGTTTGGCTCTCAAGAAAGAGTGAGAAAAACGCAAGAAACTGCCTGGAgatttttaagtcatttcttgcaattcttttcttgtttctcaTTCTTCCCTGATACCACACTAAGCATAAAAAAACAGAGGATCCCTTTCCATCAATCTGTTTCTTTTTCCGGTTTTCAATAGTGTACGATACGTTTTGCACCAAGaatgaaagaaacaaaaagaaaatgcatgtgTGTACTTTGAAAAGAACTCAACTTTTAGCTTTTTCTTCTCATTCTTTCATGGGAACCAAACAGAGGAAAAGCAGAGGAGCATCCACTCTAcgaagctttttcttttttaatctcttctttatttggGTTTTGAAGTGCTTAGTTGCTTCGTTGATTTTTTTACAGGAAGTGTCGCCATTGACGTCAGGGAGGCTATCTCACAGTAGCGAACCTTTGAACGGCCTGGGTTCTTTAACAGGAACAGAGAGCCCACCAGTTTCTCCTTCGGAGGAATTTGACGATGTTGTTAAGGTTTCTGCTCTTATTGATCAAGACTCCCATATTCCTTTCAAGAtataatttgattattttttagtgATTAATATATATCTCAATAGAATATCTCAGCTTTCTGCTGTTTCTCTCTGCCACATAATCGTTGTTCGTAATCGCActctttcttttgttatctTTTGGGTTttgctttcaaattttttcccAACAGGCCAACAAAATAGGTGCCTTTGGTTTTACAATTTTCCTCGAGATATTTTGAGGCTCGGTTGGGCCGAGGAGCTTTTAAGGCCTTGGAACTCGAGCTCTTCTAATAATAATCTTGTGGTAAAATTGAATTGAAGCTAGCTTTACTCTGGTCTTGTCATGTTGCCTCTTTTGGTTATAGAGGAACCGGCACTGATGCCTGCATACTCTCCCCATATCTTTTGCTTCTGATGGAAGCTGTAGCATTTCCATAATCGGATTTGGATCTCTCAGCTCAACGACATACGGCCGTAAGGCACTTTTGGAAACATATGAATATTAAAAAGCctttttgtatatattattattattattatttacacaGCACTGTGCTGTCACGTAAATCAGTCATTTCACTCGACTGAAAAACAGTGAAAAGGAAGCCAAATCTGCCAGCAGATTGCGTAAGGGAATGCATCATTGATCATTGTGACGAAAGCCGTTGCATTTTCTGTTCTTTAATTTGCACAATCTTCCCTTGaactaatcaattaattaagacACTGTGGAACATATCTTCCAGATTGAAAGCTCTTCTTGAATGGGACCCTTTTAagtttcttttcaaaaaaaaataatatataattatttgtccgcACATCCATGGTGAGAAATGAAAGCATATCAGACACGTATGGTATaagattaattaaaaaatcttaataatatttttatgaatacGAGTAATGATAGTCCCGCGCGTTCAAAGTTTGTTTCTATAATTACTTACGTAAAAGCATGCGAAAAAGTAACACACACTGAGATTTGAGACCATCTAAAGTACAAACACACCCTTTAATTCGTCTTTAGAGATACTAAATCATGTTGTATTTGTTTGTGCGTGCAGTTTTTCCGTGCCAACAACACCATACATCCCCTATTCAATGGAGGCCGTGCCAGTTCTGGCAATGCCAATGGCAACCCCGGCGGTGGAGCCAAAACAGTTGGGAGGTGGTTGAAGGACAGgcgagagaagaagaaagaggaaacCAGAACCCACAATGCCCAGATCCACGCAGCTGTTTCGGTTGCTGCACTGGCGGCGGCCATAGCAGCCATTACGGCAGCCACAGCAGCCTCTTCGGCCTCAGGAAATAATGAGCAGTCGGCCAAGACTGACATGGCCGTGGCATCAGCCGCCACACTAGTAGCCGCGCAGTGTGTGGAGGCTGCAGAAGCCATGGGAGCTGAGCGTGATCACCTTGCTTCCGTAGTCAGCTCTGCTGTTAATGTCCGTTCTCATGACGATATCGTTACTCTTACAGCTGGAGCAGCTACGGGTAAGTTTGATTAGACTAGAGATTAACTGTACGTTTTGAGTCTCCTGCATGTGGGGAAGGGTTTAAGGAACGAGTGATCTTGGGGTTAATAATTAATACCATTCAAAGTATAAATGGAAGTAAGAAATATTTCTTAATCACGTCAACTTATAATATTTTTGCAATATGATTTGTAGTGTTCAAAATACATCAATCAATATGCCCAAAATAcatctaaaaatgaaaaatcaactCTCCAAGTCGTGAAGTTAATTTTATCCTTTTGGGAATCTATGTATGAGACATATTGGCATGGGAGACACAGAATTGCATCCTGTTTGTGATAAAATTAGGCTATGGTAGTATATtaaagatttatatatatatatgttaacacATATCTCACGCCAAATGTCTGACAAATGAGACCTGGTAGGAGGACAAAAAAGGTTAGAGTGGCTAGCTGGGATAACGGTGAAATCACGTCCGTTGCTTAAGTTAGTAGGCGAATAAAGAGGCAAATTACCAAAATGTAGGTAAAAAAGCGAAGTCATCCCGTACCTGGTGGGTtattacgtttttttttttttataggattgTGGTTCCCACTTTCAATTGGTAAGTGGGATCTGCTAGGCGCCAAAGGTAAGGGATCAATATGGAAGGCGGCTTCCCCCAAAGAATTGCTTTTCTTTAGTGGGATGCTCTAACGGGACCTTTTATTAAGTTGATTTTAAATAGGCAAAAAGTAAGGGTGGATACTCTATCTTATAATATGATCATAATTGTTCAACCACGTGCACG
Above is a genomic segment from Alnus glutinosa chromosome 12, dhAlnGlut1.1, whole genome shotgun sequence containing:
- the LOC133851997 gene encoding VAN3-binding protein, with the translated sequence MEERFLPRNSRRAGSTPRGGTQLPESPRLPMEFLSRSWSASALEVSKALAPPTPPPPNHSSYSCMASKSASGSSSCTTNSIPEDISGESEELPPSTLSGNQFSFASSTTSQLVLDRIMSQSVREEVSPLTSGRLSHSSEPLNGLGSLTGTESPPVSPSEEFDDVVKFFRANNTIHPLFNGGRASSGNANGNPGGGAKTVGRWLKDRREKKKEETRTHNAQIHAAVSVAALAAAIAAITAATAASSASGNNEQSAKTDMAVASAATLVAAQCVEAAEAMGAERDHLASVVSSAVNVRSHDDIVTLTAGAATALRGAATLKARTLKEVWNIAAVTPVDRGMGIGLCGNGNNGHPSGSSSGELAPVENFLGNNGLDLLARGSELLKRTREGDLHWKIVSVYIHRTGQVMLKMKSKHVAGTITKKKKNVVMEVYKDMPAWPGRHLFDGGEQRCYFGLKTETRGIVEFECKNQREYDIWTQGVSRLLYIVAERKNSHSG